One Camelina sativa cultivar DH55 chromosome 3, Cs, whole genome shotgun sequence genomic window carries:
- the LOC104776213 gene encoding AT-rich interactive domain-containing protein 6-like isoform X3 — protein MADTEMHEQDAYFGEEADLVDTQYIEEDPLETGNYQNPSETPQPLLLGVPLESDAHLANGGGQVNGHGVNGDVGVVDRSERKTRKMHMLSPPKTEDENAKKRKSWLLSDSEALGTDEAGTPQEQLMFLRELETFHKEHFLDFKAPKFYGQPLNTLKLFRAVTKLGGYEVVTTSKLWRQVGESFHPPKTCTTVSYTFRVFYEKALLEYEKYLRKNGELNLPGPTLILSSNSEKEASSYHGSGSGRARRDSAARAMQGWHAQRLGGSGEFTAPTVKDKGLNSTPKHKKLKSIGMEKHKTLTSMDLVVSNEADKQSVAEVVDVGPLADWVKINVKETKDCFEIFALVPGLLRKEVRIQSDPVGKVVITGEPEQLDNPWGITPFKKIVDLSARIDPLKTSAVMSMHGRLFIRAPFEQ, from the exons ATGGCGGATACCGAAATGCACGAGCAAGATGCGTATTTTGGTGAGGAAGCTGACCTTGTTGACACCCAATATATAGAGGAAGACCCTTTGGAGACAGGAAACTATCAAAACCCTAGTGAAACCCCCCAGCCCCTTCTTCTCGGGGTTCCTCTGGAGAGTGATGCTCATTTGGCTAATGGAGGTGGTCAGGTTAATGGTCATGGGGTGAATGGTGATGTTGGAGTTGTTGACCGCTCTGAAAGGAAGACTCGTAAGATGCACATGTTGAGTCCTCCTAAGACTGAAGATGAGAATGCCAAAAAGCGCAAGTCTTGGCTGCTGAGTGATTCTGAG GCACTGGGAACTGATGAGGCAGGGACACCACAAGAACAATTGATGTTTCTAAGAGAATTGGAGACCTTTCACAAAGAGCATTTCCTGGATTTTAAAGCTCCTAAGTTTTATGGACAACCTCTCAACACCCTCAA GCTATTTCGAGCAGTCACTAAGTTAGGTGGCTATGAAGTG GTCACCACATCTAAGCTGTGGCGACAAGTTGGAGAATCCTTCCATCCTCCCAA GACATGCACAACAGTCTCCTACACATTCCGTGTTTTCTATGAGAAG GCACTTTTGGAGTATGAAAAGTATTTAAGGAAAAATGGTGAGCTTAACCTTCCTGGTCCAACATTGATTCTGTCGTCCAACAGCGAAAAAGAG GCAAGTAGCTATCATGGTTCTGGATCAGGCAGGGCAAGAAGAGATTCTGCAGCTCGTGCTATGCAAGGTTGGCATGCACAGCGCCTTGGTGGATCTGGAGAGTTTACTGCGCCTACTGTTAAG GATAAGGGCTTAAACTCGACCCCAAAGCATAAGAAACTCAAAAGCATTG GAATGGAGAAACACAAAACACTAACTAGCATGGACCTTGTTGTTTCGAATGAAGCTGACAAACA GTCGGTTGCTGAGGTTGTTGATGTTGGACCCCTTGCAGATTGGGTGAAGATAAATGTCAAAGAAACT AAGGATTGCTTTGAGATATTTGCCTTGGTACCTGGACTTCTTCGCAAAGAG GTTCGAATTCAATCAGATCCCGTGGGAAAGGTGGTGATAACAGGCGAGCCAGAGCAGCTTGACAATCCTTGGGGCATAACACCCTTCAAAAAG ATTGTCGACTTATCAGCAAGGATCGATCCGCTTAAGACATCTGCAGTCATGAGCATGCACGGACGGTTGTTCATACGAGCTCCGTTTGAGCAGTGA
- the LOC104776212 gene encoding AT-hook motif nuclear-localized protein 27 — translation MEGGYEQGGGASRYFHNLFRPEIHHQHLQPQGGINLIDQHHHQHQQQQQQQQQQPSDDSRESEHSNKDHHQQGRPDSDPNTSSSTPGKRPRGRPPGSKNKAKPPIIVTRDSPNALRSHVLEVSPGADIVESVSTYARRRGRGVSVLGGNGTVSNVTLRQPVTPGNGGGVSGGGGGGVVTLHGRFEILSLTGTVLPPPAPPGAGGLSIFLAGGQGQVVGGSVVAPLITSAPVILMAASFSNAVFERLPMEEEEEEGAGAGGGGGGGPPQMQQAPSASPPSGVTGQGQLGGNVGGYGFSGDPHLLGWGAGTPSRPPF, via the coding sequence ATGGAAGGAGGTTACGAGCAAGGCGGTGGAGCTTCTAGATACTTTCATAACCTCTTCAGACCGGAGATTCACCACCAGCACCTTCAACCGCAGGGTGGAATCAATCTTATTGAccagcatcatcatcagcatcagcagcaacaacaacaacaacaacagcaaccgTCGGATGATTCAAGAGAATCTGAACACTCAAACAAGGATCATCATCAACAGGGTCGACCCGATTCAGACCCGAATACATCAAGCTCAACACCCGGGAAACGTCCACGTGGACGTCCGCCAGGATCTAAGAACAAAGCAAAGCCACCGATCATAGTAACCCGTGACAGCCCCAACGCGCTTAGATCTCACGTCCTTGAAGTATCTCCCGGAGCTGATATAGTTGAGAGTGTTTCCACTTACGCTAGGCGGAGAGGGAGAGGCGTCTCCGTTTTAGGAGGGAACGGCACCGTTTCTAACGTCACTCTCCGTCAGCCAGTCACTCCCGGAAACGGTGGTGGTGTgtccggaggaggaggaggaggagttgtGACTTTACATGGAAGATTTGAGATTCTTTCACTAACGGGGACTGTTTTGCCACCTCCTGCGCCGCCTGGTGCAGGTGGTTTGTCAATATTTCTAGCCGGTGGGCAAGGTCAGGTTGTTGGAGGAAGCGTGGTGGCTCCGCTTATTACATCAGCTCCAGTTATACTAATGGCTGCTTCGTTCTCAAATGCGGTTTTCGAGAGACTACCaatggaagaggaagaagaagaaggtgctGGTGCTGGCggagggggaggaggaggaCCACCGCAGATGCAGCAAGCTCCCTCAGCATCGCCTCCGTCAGGCGTGACCGGTCAGGGACAGTTAGGAGGTAATGTGGGTGGTTATGGGTTTTCTGGTGATCCTCATTTGCTTGGATGGGGAGCTGGAACACCTTCAAGACCACCTTTTTAA